The following proteins come from a genomic window of Leptospira dzoumogneensis:
- a CDS encoding DUF1554 domain-containing protein gives MNSNPKILFRLIPIVSLFSLFSFCNQANPINLDGSSSAAGVLLNVVLPNIIGAEVIPEGLPQLSSNTMYDAGNTYIDLTFSEQNPVDENFTMQIESYTTVSSPSFVGYNTFTLTANTGTHSIGFALNADDDNCLDRAGDKFSFRITKDSTGDTFVYDVTVKDGDYCIFESSAKTLAQLGGLSAMDNHCKNLAGVKGLPRNAAHYKAMVGALSTAYGDRDPGGSLSSTSFFRANKRYVRKQGNGTWVKVFSIGGIWPPSSDFDNPLIDSGQYWTGMHSGWGRFDSNTCLNGSESWTNSSSSASGTLGTSSVVTGDAAYMTVSSCDSSQALPFICVYSPN, from the coding sequence ATGAATTCGAACCCAAAGATCCTTTTCAGACTTATCCCGATCGTTTCGCTATTCTCCTTATTCTCTTTTTGCAATCAGGCAAACCCGATCAATTTGGACGGCAGCAGCAGTGCTGCCGGTGTTCTTTTAAACGTTGTTTTACCGAATATCATCGGTGCAGAGGTAATTCCGGAAGGTCTTCCACAACTTTCTTCTAATACAATGTACGATGCCGGGAATACCTATATAGATCTTACATTTTCAGAACAAAACCCCGTAGATGAAAACTTTACTATGCAAATCGAAAGTTACACTACGGTGTCCTCTCCCAGCTTTGTAGGCTATAATACATTTACTCTTACTGCAAACACAGGAACTCATTCTATCGGGTTCGCGTTAAATGCGGATGATGATAACTGTTTAGATCGTGCAGGAGACAAGTTCAGTTTCAGAATTACGAAAGATTCAACGGGAGATACTTTCGTATATGATGTAACCGTAAAGGACGGAGATTATTGTATTTTCGAATCTTCTGCCAAGACCCTGGCTCAGTTGGGCGGACTAAGCGCAATGGACAATCATTGTAAAAACTTAGCGGGTGTAAAAGGTCTTCCGAGAAACGCAGCTCACTATAAAGCGATGGTCGGCGCTCTTTCCACTGCCTATGGAGATAGGGATCCGGGGGGATCTTTGTCTTCTACATCCTTCTTCCGAGCTAATAAAAGATACGTTCGTAAACAAGGGAATGGAACCTGGGTAAAAGTTTTTTCCATTGGCGGGATCTGGCCTCCAAGTTCCGACTTTGATAATCCTTTGATCGATTCGGGACAATATTGGACAGGAATGCATTCAGGCTGGGGAAGATTCGATAGTAATACCTGTCTCAACGGCTCCGAAAGCTGGACAAATTCCAGCAGTTCCGCCAGCGGAACCTTAGGAACCTCAAGTGTAGTTACCGGAGACGCGGCCTATATGACAGTTTCTAGTTGTGATTCTTCTCAGGCCCTTCCGTTTATTTGCGTTTATTCTCCAAATTAA
- a CDS encoding DUF1554 domain-containing protein yields the protein MKGSRSLRTAFILLCLTLWVSKCNNAESTALDGSKPNLAGAITIDPSIFWNLFVTLPPYPIEPLLNEGEATLTVDENDAADIMFAIQNPPSDGSSIEFRFYRNDNLTFVTDYNPDQGGYQQYLTLAFAPNAQNANFDYKNGFQINSLADDNCLNNYYDLVAVDVSSGISQKFKVKVNDSDKCIFVATNNGAGYAGNFAKKGIDNSTFGGPREVADDICNSNIPSNANPDVGYKAMLVVSYSPSNNLRSTSTDWVFSSYRRYFSQGGNKLAYSFSTATTIGFANADQWANSLGTSGRIWTGFSSIDWTTGSSPTTTQCGGLAPSGAPYSAWYSSTATGTQGLLTAVNGNSIAEMTNTDPAVVIPTLCSQKRNIVCVGQ from the coding sequence ATGAAAGGATCTAGATCATTAAGGACAGCTTTCATTCTATTATGTCTTACTTTATGGGTTTCCAAGTGTAATAACGCGGAATCCACTGCTCTGGATGGGAGTAAGCCAAACCTAGCGGGTGCTATCACTATAGACCCTTCTATATTCTGGAATTTGTTCGTTACTCTTCCCCCGTATCCGATAGAGCCTCTATTGAACGAGGGAGAAGCTACCCTTACCGTAGATGAAAACGATGCAGCGGATATTATGTTCGCAATCCAGAACCCTCCTTCCGACGGAAGCTCTATTGAGTTCAGATTTTATAGAAATGATAATCTCACCTTTGTAACGGATTATAATCCGGACCAAGGAGGTTATCAGCAATATCTTACCTTGGCTTTCGCGCCGAATGCTCAAAACGCCAACTTCGATTATAAAAACGGATTCCAAATCAATTCCCTGGCGGATGATAACTGTTTGAATAACTATTACGACCTTGTCGCAGTAGATGTATCTTCCGGGATCTCTCAGAAATTTAAAGTTAAAGTGAATGATAGCGATAAATGTATTTTCGTAGCTACGAATAACGGAGCAGGTTACGCGGGAAACTTTGCTAAAAAGGGAATTGATAATTCGACTTTTGGAGGCCCGAGAGAAGTTGCGGATGATATTTGTAACTCTAATATTCCAAGTAATGCCAACCCGGACGTAGGTTATAAGGCTATGCTTGTAGTAAGCTACAGCCCTAGTAATAATCTCAGAAGTACTTCCACCGATTGGGTATTCAGTTCTTATAGAAGATATTTCAGCCAAGGCGGCAATAAATTAGCATATAGTTTTAGTACCGCTACTACGATCGGATTTGCAAATGCAGATCAGTGGGCTAATTCTCTCGGAACTTCCGGTAGAATATGGACAGGCTTCAGTTCTATAGATTGGACAACCGGCTCTTCTCCTACAACAACTCAATGCGGAGGATTGGCACCTTCAGGAGCGCCTTATTCTGCTTGGTATTCTTCCACAGCAACTGGAACCCAGGGACTTCTTACCGCGGTAAATGGAAATTCTATTGCAGAAATGACCAATACGGATCCTGCCGTGGTGATCCCAACCTTATGTTCTCAAAAGCGCAATATTGTTTGCGTTGGACAATAG